A stretch of the Calderihabitans maritimus genome encodes the following:
- a CDS encoding Flp family type IVb pilin, translated as MLAVLRRLWREEDGQGMTEYGLILALVAVLLIGSLLAMKDKLAAIFNDITTGLEGTNPRG; from the coding sequence TTGCTGGCGGTTTTGCGCAGACTGTGGCGGGAGGAAGATGGTCAGGGGATGACCGAATACGGGCTGATATTGGCATTGGTAGCGGTTCTCTTAATAGGTTCTCTGCTGGCGATGAAAGATAAATTGGCTGCTATCTTTAACGATATTACCACTGGACTGGAGGGTACGAATCCGAGGGGTTAG